In one window of Henckelia pumila isolate YLH828 chromosome 1, ASM3356847v2, whole genome shotgun sequence DNA:
- the LOC140867767 gene encoding uncharacterized protein — protein MVGTNGVDTQMEQLVAAAVEKAMATRAANLPPPPPDQNEQLEEIKKLKEEIELLKKKQSGYLATPVQNIPFSTKVLESELPKNFKFPHVGEYDGKGDPEEHLFHFENAALLHKYFDPIKCRVFLNTLIGPEQQWFNLLRPGDIKEFKDFSKAFLHHFASSKKHPTTTLSLFAIKQQGQEDLRTYIRRFSALALEVPTATTDLLISAFTQGLAMGDFLKSLIKKTPSTYDELLARAEKYVNLEEIQVSRSNGWTDKPLSPKNFRTPNTPRRVGLVPRPELLGQFTSFTPLRMGKTQVMQICEEKRLLQRPPWSEQGPRRPKSDKYCDFHNEYGHNNNDCRQLEQEIERIIQQEPGMKDRLARQKGGYPSNKRSHEGPDHYAPRPRPGPPQENFQRPNQNQPGNNQGPPPPTKGVINMISGGPTDGDSNRARKTSSRKLSNMEIADQVVRTGPTLSFGPDDLKGLSDTTHNDALVIRALVANYDLARIFLDSGSSVNVLFQETINQMDLGEYKVEPVVTSLFGFTDHAIRPTGLINLPLTLGKDFTSKTRIVSFIIVDAPSAYNVILGRPAMTTFMVVASALYQKIKFHVGNEVGEVQGDQKISRKCYVEEVQIEQKAVKINHGDQPGPVGRERVNLLEEDTPLNAEEECEEFLICPPTGSVKVARTLEASLKEQLIQCLMENKEAFARSVSDLLGVRREVMEHRLNVERVGAQ, from the coding sequence ATGGTTGGCACAAATGGAGTAGATACACAGATGGAGCAACTAGTTGCGGCCGCGGTTGAAAAAGCTATGGCTACAAGGGCGGCTAATCTTCCTCCCCCACCACCAGATCAGAACGAGCAATTAGAGGAGatcaagaaattgaaagaagagATAGAGCTTTTGAAGAAAAAACAATCCGGATATCTAGCCACGCCAGTCCAGAATATTCCCTTCTCTACCAAAGTACTGGAGTCCGAACTCCCCAAAAACTTTAAGTTCCCACATGTGGGAGAATATGATGGAAAAGGAGACCCAGAAGAGCACTTGTTCCATTTCGAGAACGCCGCACTGCTGCACAAATATTTTGATCCGATCAAGTGCCGAGTCTTCCTTAATACCCTGATTGGGCCAGAGCAGCAATGGTTTAACCTACTACGACCGGGGGATATCAAGGAGTTCAAAGATTTCAGCAAGGCATTTTTACACCACTTTGCTAGTAGCAAAAAACACCCTACAACTACTCTTAGTCTTTTTGCCATCAAACAGCAAGGCCAAGAAGATTTGCGCACATATATTCGACGATTCAGTGCTTTGGCCCTTGAAGTGCCTACTGCTACTACTGATCTGCTCATCAGCGCTTTCACCCAAGGACTTGCTATGGGAGATTTTCTTAAATCTTTGATCAAAAAAACCCCATCTACTTACGATGAGCTGCTTGCTCGGGCGGAAAAATATGTGAATCTAGAAGAGATACAAGTTTCTCGATCGAATGGGTGGACGGACAAGCCCTTGAGTCCAAAGAATTTTAGAACTCCTAACACGCCTCGGAGAGTGGGACTAGTTCCTCGACCCGAGCTGCTTGGACAATTCACCTCTTTCACCCCCCTAAGGATGGGTAAAACTCAGGTCATGCAAATATGTGAAGAAAAGAGACTTCTACAAAGACCTCCATGGAGTGAGCAGGGGCCCCGTAGGCCAAAATCAGATAAGTATTGTGACTTTCACAATGAGTATGGGCACAATAATAATGATTGTCGTCAGCTGGAGCAAGAGATTGAAAGAATAATACAACAGGAACCAGGGATGAAGGATAGGTTGGCACGACAAAAAGGAGGATATCCCTCAAATAAGAGGAGTCACGAAGGTCCCGATCATTATGCACCAAGACCCCGACCTGGGCCGCCACAGGAAAATTTCCAGCGTCCGAATCAAAATCAACCTGGGAATAACCAAGGACCACCCCCTCCCACAAAAGGTGTCATCAACATGATATCTGGGGGACCGACTGATGGAGATTCCAATAGGGCAAGGAAGACAAGCAGTCGGAAATTGAGCAACATGGAGATAGCCGACCAGGTGGTTAGGACAGGCCCGACCCTTTCCTTTGGCCCGGATGATCTTAAAGGCTTGTCAGATACTACTCATAATGACGCACTGGTTATTCGAGCTCTAGTCGCCAATTACGATTTGGCCCGGATTTTTTTGGATTCTGGGAGCTCGGTCAATGTACTATTCCAAGAGACAATAAATCAGATGGATTTGGGAGAATATAAAGTAGAACCCGTGGTGACGTCATTGTTCGGGTTCACGGATCATGCCATCCGACCTACTGGATTGATCAATTTGCCGCTCACTTTGGGCAAGGACTTTACAAGTAAAACACGGATTGTCAGCTTTATTATCGTGGATGCACCATCAGCATATAACGTTATCTTGGGAAGACCAGCCATGACTACATTCATGGTCGTGGCTTCAGCACTAtatcaaaagataaaatttCATGTGGGTAATGAAGTGGGCGAGGTTCAAGGAGATCAGAAGATTTCTCGAAAGTGCTACGTAGAAGAGGTACAGATAGAACAAAAAGCAGTCAAAATTAATCATGGTGACCAACCCGGGCCTGTAGGTCGGGAACGAGTAAATTTGTTGGAGGAAGATACCCCTCTTAATGCCGAAGAAGAGTGCGAAGAATTTTTGATTTGCCCTCCGACCGGGTCGGTCAAGGTGGCTCGGACGTTAGAAGCCTCTCTTAAAGAGCAATTAATACAATGTCTGATGGAGAACAAAGAAGCCTTCGCACGGTCTGTATCTGATCTCTTGGGAGTACGGAGAGAAGTGATGGAGCATAGGCTAAAtgttgaaagagtaggtgcccagtga